In Streptomyces pluripotens, the genomic window GAGCGTCCAGGAGCTGCTCCTCCGGGTGCGGCATCACCCAGCGCAAGTGGTTCTTCTCCGGGGTCTCGCACCAGTACGCGGCATTCAGGCCGACCAGTCTCACCGTTGGGATGGCGGCGGAGTTCGCCCGTTCCAGGGAGGCGGTCACCTCCGGGGTGGCGTTCTCCGCGTCCGGCACCCAGAACTCGAAGCCGTCGTGCACCACAGGCTCGAACGGCGCCTCGGCATCGAGCAGGTCCTGCAGTCGCGGACCCTCCGCGGGGGCGCGGCGTCCCTGCACCGGTGTGCCGGGCTCCGCCTCCAGAGCGCGCTGGAGAGTGTCGGCGAGGTCGCGGCTGATGTCGCCGGACGCCGTGTCGTTCTGCAGACCGATCAGGACCGAGCCGTCGTCGCGGCGCAGCGCCGGCCAGGCCATCGGCAGCACCGTGGCGAGGGTGACCGACGGGACGCCCTCGGGCAGGCCGTCCTTGAGGGTCAGCCGGACCGTGGCGGCCGGGACCAGCTCACGCAGTGCCACCCAGTCGCACTCGCCCGGCAGTCCCTCGAACGGACGCTGCACCAGTTCGGTCGCGGAATGTGCCGCGGATCGACCGTGGCACGCCTTGTAGCGCCGTCCGCTGCCGCAGGGGCAGGGCTCACGGGCGCCGACAACCGGGATCTCTCCGTCCGTGATCTGCGGGCGCTTGGCCTTCGTCTGGGGTCGCTTCTTGGCCATCGTGGGTGTCTCCCGGTTACGGCTCTTCTCGTACGGTCGGGAGCCTAGCCGTTTTGGCCATGACAGACGGGAACCTGTGGACAACGCCGACGCCGACGCCGACGCCGACGCCGCCGCCGACGGTGCGTACCCGTGGAGCATCCACCGGGGGCCGGCGTGCCGGAGGCCAGCCCGCGGCTCCGGCGCCCTCCCGGTGTCCCCGGGCCGGCCAGGCCTGCGGACCGGCCCGGGCGCTGGGTCCGGGGTTTGGGCCAACTCCTGGAACGTGTCCCGGGGTCAGGCCAGATCCTCGAACGCGTCTGCGAAGTCCAGGCCGGCCAGGTCCGGAAGAACGGTGTCCGGGAGCGTCCCGTCCGCAAGGGTCATGCCCGGGAGCGAGGGGACCGCGACGCGCGTAGTGAAGCCGTCGCGGTGGCACCCGGCATCCGGATCGTGGACGTCCCCGTGCACCACCACCCACACCGTCACCTCGCCCTGGACGTCGTCCCGGACACCCCACTCGTCGGCCAGAGCCGTGATGATGTTCAGGCCACGGCCGCCGTGCGCGGTCACCGACGGGGTGGCCGGCGCAGGGCGGGTCGGGCCGCCACCGTCCGTCACCTCGACGATGAGTCTGCCCCGGGCATCCACTCGCCACGCGGCACGGACATCACCGTGCCCGGACGGCATGTCCCCCAGGGGCCGTCCGTGCTTGCACGCATTGCTCAACAGTTCAGACAGGATCAGTACGGCATCGTCGATGACCGATTCCGATACGCCACCGCTGCGCAGTTGTATGCGCATCCGGTGCCTCGCCCGCCCCACGCCCGCAGGGCCATGAGGTACGGCCATGCTCGACGACGTGGGCACCTCCTGTGCCACCACCAACGCCACCCCCGAGACCTCCTTTGCCCCACGCCACGGTGTGGATGCCCCATTGGCCTGTACCGGAAACCGGCCAATCCTCTTCCGCTGACGCATTCCGAACGACTGTGCACGGAACGAACGCGCCGGAGCACTCCCGGTGACGAACGGCCGTGGTCGGCGGTCGTCGTCGGCTTTCCGTGGCTGGAATTCAGTGGTGTGGCCGAGAGTGGAGCATTCAGCAGGCGCGGTGCCGGGTCAAGGGTCGTGCACGGCTCCTTACCTACCTCTTGGGAGCCTTTCGGGCGCGCACCTTTCGGGGCCGCAGGGAGTCAGCGGCCGAGGTGTCCCAGCACCGCGCGGGGGCGGTTGGTGATGATGGCGTCGATGCCGAGGTCGACGCACAGGTCGACGTCCTCGGGCTCGTTCACGGTCCACACGTGGATCTGGTGACCGGCTCGTTTCAGCCGCTCCACGTACGTGGGGTGGTTGCGCACGATGCGGATCGACGGGCCCGCGATCCGTACCCCCGCGGGCAGCCGCCCGTCGCGCAGCCGGGGCGAGACGAACTGCATCAGGTAGACCGTGGGCAGTGTTGGCGCGGCGGCACGCACACGGTGCAGGGAACGTGCCGAGAAGCTCATGATCCGGACCGGGGAGTCAGGGGTGGAGGCCGGTGCGTCCAGGCCGAACCGCTTCAGCAGCATCAGTAGCCGTTCCTCGACCTGGCCCGCCCACCGTGTGGGGTGCTTGGTCTCGATGGCCAGCTCCACCCGGCGTCCGGAGTCGGCGACCAGCTCCAGCAGTCGCTCCAGGGTGAGCACGGAGGTGTCCGCCAGGTCCTCCGGCGGGGTCTCCCAGTCGGGCTCCTCGTCCCGTCCGCGCCATGCCTCGCGCGTCTTCCAGGAGCCGAAGTCGAGGGCGGCGAGGTCGGCCAGTTCCAGCGCGGAGACGGCTCCACGACCGTTGGAGGTCCGGTTCACCCGCCGGTCGTGGACACAGACGAGGTGGCCGTCGGCGGTTAGTCGTACATCGCACTCAAGCGCGTCCGCGCCGTCCTCAAGCGCTTTCCGGTAAGCAGCCAGGGTGTGTTCGGGCGCGTCCTCGGAGGCGCCCCGGTGGGCGACGACTTGAATGGATTGCTGTGGTGCGTGGGTCACTGCGTCATGGTGTCACCGTTGCGGGGTGGTGGCGGTGGCGAGGGTGCCTCTCTGTGGACGGTGGTGGCACACGCCATGCTCATTTATGTGACGTTTGCCTGGAAAATCCTATATAAAGGGTGGCCCTGGACCCACAGCCACCGCTTATGGTGCTCTGACGGCCCGTGGGAAAAGCTGACCGCGTACGACAGAAACACAGGACCATGCGCAGCTGCATCGAGACGGGCTCACGACGAGCGTGACCGCCCCGCCGAGCGTGAACGAGCGTGACCGAGTGCGACCGACGACAACAGCCGTGGATCGAGGAGAAGAGCTGTGAGCACCGAGAACGAGGGCAACGCGGTACCCCCGGCCCCGTCCGCACCTCCCGTGCCGGTGGCCTCTTCCGACAGTTCCCCCCAGGACCCTGCACCCGGGGGGAGCGCGCCGACGACTCCGCTGCCCCAGGTACCGCAGGACGCTCCGGCCACGCCGGGTACCCCGGCCGCACCCGAGCCGGCCTCCGCGCCCGCGGCGCCGGGCCACGGGCCCATGGCGGGGGAGGCAGGACCGTCCGGTCCCCCGCACGCTGCCGGCCCGGCCCCCGACGGCTCCTGGCCCCCTCCGCCGCCGCCCACCCCGGCCTACGGTGACGGCGCCTCCCACGGTGCTCCCTACGGCGCCGGTGCTGGCGGTGCCGGTTTCGGCGCTGGCGGCGGCTGGGGAGCGTCGTACCAGCAGCCCGCCCCCAAGCCGCGCAACGGTCGCGGCGGCCTGATCGCCGGTGTCCTGGTCGCCGCACTGATCGCCGGTGGCCTGGGCGGCGGCCTCGGATACACCCTGGCCAAGGACAGCGACTCCCGCGGCTCCACCACCGTCTCCGCTTCCGACAGCGGTGCCGCGCAGGTCAAGCGTGCGCCCGGCACGATCGCCAGCGTGGCCGCCAAGGCCCTGCCCAGCACGGTCACCATCGAGGCGGAGAGCAACAACGGCGAGGGCGGCACGGGCACCGGCTTCGTCTTCGACACCCAGGGCCACATCGTCACCAACAATCACGTGGTGGCCGACGCGGTGAACGGCGGCAAGCTCACGGCCACCTTCCCCAACGGCAAGAAGTACGACGCCGAGATCGTCGGCCACGCGCAGGGCTACGACGTCGCCGTCATCAAGCTCAAGAACGCGCCGTCCGACCTCAAGCCGCTGCCCCTCGGCAACTCCGACAAGGTGGCCGTCGGCGACGAGACCATCGCCATCGGTGCCCCCTTCGGCCTGTCCAACACGGTGACGACCGGCATCATCAGTGCCAAGAACCGCCCCGTGGCCTCCAGCGACGGCAGCGCCACCAGCAAGGCGTCGTACATGAGCGCGCTGCAGACCGATGCGTCCATCAACCCGGGCAACTCCGGCGGCCCGCTGCTGGACGCCACCGGTGCGGTCATCGGCATCAACTCGGCGATCCAGTCCACCAGCAACGGAGGCTTCGGCTCCGGTCAGTCCGGATCGATCGGCCTGGGCTTCGCCATCCCGATCAACCAGGCCAAGTACGTCGCCCAGCAGCTGATCAAGACGGGCAAGCCGGTGTACGCCAAGATCGGTGCCTCGGTCTCCCTGGAGAACACCACCGCCGGTGCGAAGATCACCGAGCAGGGCGCGGGCGGAGCCTCTGCGATCGAGCCGGGCGGTCCGGCCGACAAAGCGGGTCTCAAGCCCGGGGACGTCATCACCAAGCTCGACGACATGGTGATCGACAGCGGCCCGACCCTGATCGGTGAGATCTGGACCCACAAGCCGGGCGACAAGGTCACGATCACCTACAAACGGGGCGGCCAGGAACACACGGTGGACCTGACACTGGGCTCGCGGAACGGCGACAACTGACGCGCCGGCCCGCACACGCGTACGGGGGTGCCCGCACTGAGCGGCACCCCCTTCGCGCTGTCTCGCTCACAGCTTGAGCACACCGCACCAGGTCCATCCGGCGCCGACCCGTGTCCCGCAGGGGTTCCGCCATCTCCCGCGTGTCGAAGCGCAGGGCCTCGACCTTGTACGGGCGTCCGTCGGAGCCCCGCTCGTACCTCCACTGCCGGAACACCGCAGGTGCGTATCCGCGCCCGTACCGCTTGCCTCGCTGGCCGGCGGCCCGGGTCTGCCACCGCTCGTGCAGAGCGCGCACCTCGTTGCGCTCCGGGGTGAGGGCTGGGTGAGGGCCCGATCAGGAGGTGCCCCGAAACGCAGCCAGCGGACCCTTTGCCGGCCACGGACCCGCGCGAGGCCCGAGGCCGGTAGGCTGTAGCCGCTCCGCCCCAGGTGGGACGGGGCCGAGGTGGGTTGCCCGAGCGGCCTAAGGGAACGGTCTTGAAAACCGTCGTGGCGCGAGTCACCGTGGGTTCAAATCCCACACCCACCGCAGCAGCGAACGGCCCCTGACCAGGCGTTACGGTCGGGGGCCGTTGTCGTGCCCGCTGCCTGCCGGGCACCGCCGGAATCCGCGGTTTCCCGCGCTGACGGGCACGCGAGGGGCACGGCGGGGGCACGGACTCGCGGCGCGGTTCGAGCCGGTGCGGGGCTCCGGTAACGGTCGGTCGGCACCCCTGAGCCACAGCGCGTCTCTGACGGCGGGCGCGAACTGCGGCGGTTCATATCCTTGGAGCCATGCGGAACTCGGATGCTCTCCGCGCGGCGGTAAGGGCGCGGGCCACGGCCATGCTGGGCAACGAAGCGCCCGCGTACGACATGGGCTTGGAGATCCTGGGTCTCGCGAGCGTCGTGTTCCCTGCGGACGAGGGCGACGAAGCGAGCAGCGCGCTCCCGCTCCTCTGGGGCGAACTGACCGACTGGGTCGAGCTACATCCTGCGGAAGCGGGCCAGGCCGAGGCGTACATGGTCGACGCTGCCCGTGAGTGGCTGCTCGTCGAGGGCGACCGCGCGGCGGAGCGGCGCTACTTCGACCGGTGGCTTCACGATGTCCTCGGGTTCGAGCATCGTCCGGACGAACTCTGAGGCTGTCGGTGCCGTTCCCCTGCGGTCTGCTGGATATTTCACACCGGTGCGACCCGGTGTTCAGCGTGGGCCCGGTCAGGGATTGATCGGAATCTCGTAGACGATCTCGCAGTGCGCGGCGGGGATCACGATGTCCGCCGTCTCGACCGGTCGTCCCTGGTCGCTGTAGTACGTCCGCCGGATGTGCGTGACGAGCGCGGCCTTCTGGATGCCGAGAAGCGATGCCTCCTCGGCGGTCGCCTGCCTCGGTTCCGGGTGCTCCACGGCGTGGCTGACGGTGACTCCGATCGCGGCCATACGGTTCACGACCCCCGCGCCCGCGTGTGGCCCGCCCTCGGGAAGGACGACCAGAGAGCCTGCGGTGAGGTCGTACGGCTCCCAACTCGTCGACAGCTGAACCGGCCTGCCGTCCGCCAGGAACTCGTACGTCGTCCGGACGCACAGCTCGCCTTCGGTGATCCCGAGCCGCGCCGCGATATCGGCAGGCGCCGGCACCTTGGCATCCGTCCGGCTTTCCCAATCGCCCTGCCGACCAACAGCCTTCATGTCCGCCCGGAACGGTGACCCGCTGGGCTGCTCCCGCGCCGACGACCGTACGACCCGTACCCGCTGCCGGGGCTCCGCGACGTACGTGCCTGAACCGGCCCGTCCCTCCAGCACTCCTTGGGAGATCAGCAACTCCTGAGCCCTGCGCACCACGTTCTCGCCCACGCCGCACTCCTGGCCGATCTGGGCGCGCGAGGGAAGCCGGTCCCCCGGCTCCCATTCGTGCTCCGCGATCCGCCGCCGCAGTTCGTCGGCGATGCGGAGATAGGGCGGCTGCTCAGGCATATGGAAAATCTAGTCCACTAGCTCTAATCTAGTTAACTAGCTTCACTCAAAGTGATCGCCGAGTGACGGAGGCTGCCCTGTGCCCGCTTCGCGAGTGAGCGCGCAAGCCATCGCCGCCCGGCTGTCAGCCGCCGGGCTCACCACACGCGTGGACGAGCGCGACCGGTGCACGTCGATCGAGGCGGAGGTACCGGAATCACTCTCCGCCGAGACATGGCGGGAGGTCCTGGAAGCGCTGGCCGACGCCGACCGGTTCGGGCTTCTCGCCACCAACTTGAACGGCCGCACCCTCTGGGCGGTCGTACGCAAAGCGGTCCCCACGACGGGCGATGTCGGGGGACCGAGCCATCAGCGATAGGAGCTGAGCAGCGTGCTCAACCGTATCCGCCGCGCCGTCACGCTCGCCAGAGAGCGGTACGCCCCCAAGGGCAGGCACCGCCGCGCCCCGGAGCTGTCCCGGACGGCTGAAATGACGCCCACCGCGTTCGCCGCAGGACTACCGACCATCCCGGAGCGGAATCCGGGCACCCCGGACCACCTTCACCTGCTCCTGGACCAGGAAGACGTACTTGTCCGCCCCTACGTACTGACCCTGGAGGAGCGTGCACGGCGGCGTTCGTCGGTCATGGCGCCGCGCTGGTCGACTCAGGCACCGTCGACCATGGAGGCGGTCCACTGATGCCTCCACACCCACGACACCGCATCACGCAAACCTCGGTCGCCTCCTACCGCTCGGCCGCCTGCCGAATCGGCACCCACATCACCTGCACGGAAGCCGCTGCCTCCTCGACCCCGGTAGAGACCGGCCTGCCGGTGATTTACGAGACGTGCGACTGCCCTTGCCACTCGGCACCTGACCACTCCAAGCGATGGGAGGTGAAGCGGTGAGCAACTGGGCACCCGGGGGCGCTCTGGCATCCAACGTCGAGATCACAGCCGCCACCGTGCTGCGCGGCGACGTCATCCAAGTGGGCGGCCGGGCATGCCGGGTGAGAGACCTCTTCCAACTGCCCCAGGGCGCAAAGCAACTCCTCTTCGACTCGGGAGAGCTGCTGACCATCAACGGGCGAACCCGGCTCGTCGCCGTGCGGATGATGAGAAGGCGGTGACCGAGTCCATGACGTCTCGCCGCCTCATCGTCGCCGACGACCTGAGGCGCCAGATCACGACCGGATGCTTCGGGCCCGGCGACCGACTTCCTTCCGAATCCACTCTGGCGGACCGGTACAAGGTCAGTACGGCGACATTGCGCAGTGCCCTCGCGGCCCTCCAGGGCGAAGGCCTCGTCGAGAAGATCCACGGCAAGGGAAACTTCGTCCGCCGCCCTCTGCGTAAGGTCACGTACGTCGGAGGATGGGGCACGCTGGACCCCCGGACTGCCGCAGACGTGAATCTGCGCGTCACGGTCCGCACCACCGCGACCCAAGCCCGGGGACACCTGACGACGCTGCTGAGGGTCGCAGACGGAAGCCCACTGACCGAACTCCTCCACCTCAGTTACGAGGGGGACTCCCCTCACAGCCTGGCCCGCATCTACGTCCCCCGAGATCCGAGGTCGGCCACAGTGCCCGGCGTCAGATCCTCAAGGGCGTGGGCGGAAGCAAGCTTCTCCGTGCCGAACCCGCCGCCGGCCGAGGTCCGCGAAACGGTGTCCGCTCGGCTCCCGACTCCGGACGAGGTGTCGACCCTGCGGATCAACAAGACCTTGGCAGTCCTCGCGATCACTCGCGTTGCGACAGACAGCGCCGGACGGGTCCTCCAAGCCGCACTGATCGTCTTCCCGGGAGAGCGCGTCGACGCCGTCTTCACCACCCACCACGAGACTGACGAAAGGCAGGCGTACAGATGATGCCGCAGAACGAACTGCGACTTCTCCCGTGGTCGGGCCCGGACGGCAAGCCCTGCTACCTGAGCACCGATGACACCAGCGGCTTCATGTCCCGCCTGGCGGACAACATCGAAGCCGTACAGCTCGGGACGGCAGTCGAACTCCTGGAGCACGCGTTAGAAGTTCTCGGTGACCAGGACGCGTACCCCGATGACCTACGGCCCCTGCTGACCGAACTGACAAGAGCGCTCGGAGACGTGCTCCGCGTAGCAACCA contains:
- a CDS encoding DUF5926 family protein codes for the protein MAKKRPQTKAKRPQITDGEIPVVGAREPCPCGSGRRYKACHGRSAAHSATELVQRPFEGLPGECDWVALRELVPAATVRLTLKDGLPEGVPSVTLATVLPMAWPALRRDDGSVLIGLQNDTASGDISRDLADTLQRALEAEPGTPVQGRRAPAEGPRLQDLLDAEAPFEPVVHDGFEFWVPDAENATPEVTASLERANSAAIPTVRLVGLNAAYWCETPEKNHLRWVMPHPEEQLLDALARLHAAGRSSLGEGTRLVGSFRAHGLTVPVWDLPSRVTADDVAKPAAEFAERLEAALAVKEPLTADERRARGGLTNRQVTLS
- a CDS encoding glycerophosphodiester phosphodiesterase, which gives rise to MTHAPQQSIQVVAHRGASEDAPEHTLAAYRKALEDGADALECDVRLTADGHLVCVHDRRVNRTSNGRGAVSALELADLAALDFGSWKTREAWRGRDEEPDWETPPEDLADTSVLTLERLLELVADSGRRVELAIETKHPTRWAGQVEERLLMLLKRFGLDAPASTPDSPVRIMSFSARSLHRVRAAAPTLPTVYLMQFVSPRLRDGRLPAGVRIAGPSIRIVRNHPTYVERLKRAGHQIHVWTVNEPEDVDLCVDLGIDAIITNRPRAVLGHLGR
- a CDS encoding GntR family transcriptional regulator, which codes for MPEQPPYLRIADELRRRIAEHEWEPGDRLPSRAQIGQECGVGENVVRRAQELLISQGVLEGRAGSGTYVAEPRQRVRVVRSSAREQPSGSPFRADMKAVGRQGDWESRTDAKVPAPADIAARLGITEGELCVRTTYEFLADGRPVQLSTSWEPYDLTAGSLVVLPEGGPHAGAGVVNRMAAIGVTVSHAVEHPEPRQATAEEASLLGIQKAALVTHIRRTYYSDQGRPVETADIVIPAAHCEIVYEIPINP
- a CDS encoding ATP-binding protein; this translates as MRQRKRIGRFPVQANGASTPWRGAKEVSGVALVVAQEVPTSSSMAVPHGPAGVGRARHRMRIQLRSGGVSESVIDDAVLILSELLSNACKHGRPLGDMPSGHGDVRAAWRVDARGRLIVEVTDGGGPTRPAPATPSVTAHGGRGLNIITALADEWGVRDDVQGEVTVWVVVHGDVHDPDAGCHRDGFTTRVAVPSLPGMTLADGTLPDTVLPDLAGLDFADAFEDLA
- a CDS encoding S1C family serine protease — protein: MSTENEGNAVPPAPSAPPVPVASSDSSPQDPAPGGSAPTTPLPQVPQDAPATPGTPAAPEPASAPAAPGHGPMAGEAGPSGPPHAAGPAPDGSWPPPPPPTPAYGDGASHGAPYGAGAGGAGFGAGGGWGASYQQPAPKPRNGRGGLIAGVLVAALIAGGLGGGLGYTLAKDSDSRGSTTVSASDSGAAQVKRAPGTIASVAAKALPSTVTIEAESNNGEGGTGTGFVFDTQGHIVTNNHVVADAVNGGKLTATFPNGKKYDAEIVGHAQGYDVAVIKLKNAPSDLKPLPLGNSDKVAVGDETIAIGAPFGLSNTVTTGIISAKNRPVASSDGSATSKASYMSALQTDASINPGNSGGPLLDATGAVIGINSAIQSTSNGGFGSGQSGSIGLGFAIPINQAKYVAQQLIKTGKPVYAKIGASVSLENTTAGAKITEQGAGGASAIEPGGPADKAGLKPGDVITKLDDMVIDSGPTLIGEIWTHKPGDKVTITYKRGGQEHTVDLTLGSRNGDN
- a CDS encoding GntR family transcriptional regulator — encoded protein: MTSRRLIVADDLRRQITTGCFGPGDRLPSESTLADRYKVSTATLRSALAALQGEGLVEKIHGKGNFVRRPLRKVTYVGGWGTLDPRTAADVNLRVTVRTTATQARGHLTTLLRVADGSPLTELLHLSYEGDSPHSLARIYVPRDPRSATVPGVRSSRAWAEASFSVPNPPPAEVRETVSARLPTPDEVSTLRINKTLAVLAITRVATDSAGRVLQAALIVFPGERVDAVFTTHHETDERQAYR